A single region of the Maylandia zebra isolate NMK-2024a linkage group LG17, Mzebra_GT3a, whole genome shotgun sequence genome encodes:
- the calua gene encoding calumenin-A, with protein sequence MVRPVLVFLILAVVVSSSSKPTERKSRVHHEEPLSALEHDDQKNFDYDHEAFLGQEEAKTFEQLPPEESQRRLGIIMDKIDTNRDGFVSEEELKAWIRNAQRKHIYDSVEHQWKDFDLNGDGRISWDEYRNVTYGSYLDDPPKEPEYNYTYMMSRDERRFRVADRNGDLIADKQEFTAFLHPEEHEYMKDVVVQETIEDIDKNGDGFIDLKEYIGDMYMSQDGEEEPEWVATERQQFSEFRDKNKDGKMDKEETMDWILPSDYDHAEAEAQHLLHESDADQDGKLSKKEILDKHEVFVGSQVTDFGEALLRHDEF encoded by the exons ATGGTGCGTCCAGTGCTTGTGTTCCTCATCCTTGCTGTGgtggtcagcagcagcagtaagcCCACAGAGAGGAAAAGTCGGGTCCATCATGAGGAGCCTCTGAGCGCCCTTGAGCATGACGACCAGAAAAACTTCGACTACGACCACGAAGCATTTTTGGGTCAAGAGGAGGCCAAAACCTTTGAGCAACTTCCTCCAGAGGAGAGCCAACGCAGACTCGG CATCATCATGGATAAAATTGACACTAACCGCGATGGTTTCGTCTCTGAGGAGGAGCTGAAGGCCTGGATCAGAAATGCTCAGAGGAAGCACATCTATGACAGCGTGGAGCATCAGTGGAAAGACTTCGACTTGAACGGCGACGGCCGCATCAGCTGGGACGAGTACAGGAACGTGACATACGGCAGTTATCTGG ATGACCCTCCAAAGGAACCAGAGTACAACTACACCTACATGATGTCGAGGGACGAGCGGAGGTTCCGGGTCGCAGACAGGAATGGAGACCTCATCGCAGACAAACAGGAGTTTACCGCTTTTCTTCATCCTGAAGAACACGAGTACATGAAGGACGTCGTGGTGCAG GAAACGATCGAAGACATCGACAAGAATGGAGACGGGTTTATCGACCTGAAGGAGTATATCG GTGACATGTACATGTCTCAGGACGGCGAGGAGGAGCCTGAGTGGGTGGCGACAGAGCGTCAGCAGTTCTCGGAGTtcagagacaaaaacaaggaTGGGAAGATGGACAAAGAGGAGACGATGGACTGGATCCTTCCCTCTGACTATGACCATGCCGAGGCCGAAGCCCAACATCTGCTGCATGAGTCTGATGCCGACCAG GATGGAAAACTGAGCAAGAAAGAGATTCTGGACAAGCATGAGGTGTTTGTCGGAAGTCAGGTGACAGACTTTGGAGAGGCGCTACTGCGACACGACGAGTTCTAG